The region TGTCTATCATAATATCCCTCTAATTTAAATACCTCTTTCAAATTTTCTCCATAGTTCTCTGAAACTGAGCATTTATTGCATTGGCGACAGATATAATCTCCTAGCTCAATAGCATTTTTATACAAGTCTTCTTTTTCTTCTTCATTTAAGACCTGATATTTATTAGCTAAATCCAAATCTTTTTGTAGTATTTCCATAGTATTCATACCGGTAACAACCATATCTACTGGTAAAGAAAACACATATTGAAAGGCTGTGTCAACAGATTGCCACAAGAAACCATCAGCTAAAGGTTTCATACATATAGCACCTATATTTTTTTCATTTACTAAAGATAAAAGCTCATTTTCCAATTTAGGATAATTAAATTTATCAAAATAATTAAAATGTGTCATCATCACATCAAAATTATCAGTTTTTAATGCCTCTATTAATGTATCAGGTTGCCCATGTGAAGTAATACCTATATACCTAACCTTGCCCTCTTTCTTAGCTTCTAGAGCAGCCTGTAAAGCACCATTAGAAGAAAGAATCTTTTCTAAATCTTCTTCCTGTTTAACACAGTGCATAAATATTATATCAAGGTAATCGGTCTGCAAATTTTCTAAACTTCGATTTATATCAGCCATAGCTCCTTCTGCATCTCGCTTATCAGTCTTGCTGGCTAGAACAATATTCTCACGATACTTATCAATAAAAGGGCCTATTTTTCTTTCAGATTCACCATTAC is a window of Halanaerobiaceae bacterium ANBcell28 DNA encoding:
- a CDS encoding aldo/keto reductase, whose amino-acid sequence is MKKRILGKTGLEVSLLGFGGFHLLEIPAEKAYSLLTYYYKNGGNYIETAAAYGNGESERKIGPFIDKYRENIVLASKTDKRDAEGAMADINRSLENLQTDYLDIIFMHCVKQEEDLEKILSSNGALQAALEAKKEGKVRYIGITSHGQPDTLIEALKTDNFDVMMTHFNYFDKFNYPKLENELLSLVNEKNIGAICMKPLADGFLWQSVDTAFQYVFSLPVDMVVTGMNTMEILQKDLDLANKYQVLNEEEKEDLYKNAIELGDYICRQCNKCSVSENYGENLKEVFKLEGYYDRQMRDGKARNPAEFALRDRLRFWLGDVELAKAEYRKIKINAFALLDEKKFFKPCLYNLDIEKKLRIINYKLGDGDIY